A part of Gemmatimonas groenlandica genomic DNA contains:
- a CDS encoding HAD family hydrolase, with translation MNSPSAESLRHAVGGVIDGVIFDCDGVLVDSERISNGTWALLLTEIGLPMTMEQSLSIFMGNSMPRCVEIVTEMMGHAPPDDLLARFTANVTVALQRDLEPVDGIVALLDTLDAAGMRYGVASNGEHEKMRTTLGKTGLLSRFEGRRFSAVDVGKPKPAPDLFLHAARGLGFDPARTIVVEDSPLGVQGATAAGMTVIGYAEIVSAERLRAAGAVVTVERLADVAGLLGFG, from the coding sequence ATGAACTCGCCCTCCGCTGAGTCGCTCCGCCACGCCGTCGGGGGTGTCATCGACGGCGTGATCTTCGATTGCGACGGCGTGCTGGTGGACAGCGAACGCATCTCGAACGGCACGTGGGCGCTGTTGCTCACCGAGATCGGTCTGCCCATGACGATGGAGCAGTCGCTCAGCATTTTCATGGGCAACTCGATGCCACGCTGCGTGGAGATCGTGACCGAGATGATGGGTCACGCGCCCCCCGATGATCTACTGGCACGCTTCACGGCGAATGTCACCGTGGCCCTGCAGCGCGACCTCGAACCGGTTGATGGCATCGTCGCGCTGCTCGACACGCTCGATGCCGCGGGTATGCGCTATGGCGTGGCGTCCAACGGTGAGCACGAGAAGATGCGCACGACGCTTGGTAAAACGGGTCTGCTGTCTCGCTTTGAAGGACGGCGTTTCTCCGCGGTCGATGTGGGCAAGCCCAAGCCTGCACCGGATCTGTTCCTGCACGCCGCGCGCGGACTCGGCTTCGATCCAGCGCGCACGATCGTGGTGGAAGACAGCCCGCTCGGTGTGCAGGGCGCGACGGCCGCTGGTATGACGGTGATCGGTTACGCCGAGATCGTGTCGGCGGAACGGCTGCGGGCCGCGGGTGCGGTAGTCACCGTGGAGCGGCTGGCGGATGTGGCGGGGTTGCTCGGCTTCGGCTGA